In Papaver somniferum cultivar HN1 chromosome 1, ASM357369v1, whole genome shotgun sequence, a genomic segment contains:
- the LOC113309305 gene encoding uncharacterized protein LOC113309305: MGRARGKGKKLTAVLNNEDPESGAEEAIPAYKKRRRPQKPLKDEIDGDEVENIDEEDGEKEKSAILNKEAKALVDVENGKKRKRNLKENLDAVKEENSIVGTRTGTDNSTKLNGFPQYRNRRKNKPRRAAEAGVECK; this comes from the exons ATGGGTAGAGCTAGAGGAAAGGGTAAAAAGTTAACTGCTGTGCTGAATAATGAAGATCCTGAGAGTGGTGCTGAAGAAGCAATTCCTGCATACAAGAAAAGGAGAAGACCACAAAAACCACTGAAAGATGAAATTGATGGAGATGAGG ttgagAACATAGACGAGGAAGATGGGGAGAAAGAAAAATCTGCTATCTTAAACAAAGAAGCAAAAGCTTTAGTTGATGTGGAGAATGGAAAGAAGAGGAAGCGGAACTTGAAAGAGAATTTGGATGCTGTGAAAGAGGAGAATAGTATTGTTGGAACCAGAACAGGTACCGACAACTCTACCAAGTTAAATGGATTTCCACAATACAGAAATCGACGAAAAAACAAGCCTCGGAGAGCTGCTGAAGCTGGCGTTGAGTGCAAGTGA